From a region of the Lactuca sativa cultivar Salinas chromosome 4, Lsat_Salinas_v11, whole genome shotgun sequence genome:
- the LOC111915314 gene encoding 15-cis-phytoene desaturase, chloroplastic/chromoplastic, with translation MSLFGNVSAINSSGKCIVMNLSSTQITSRDCFKITSGQKDVLSFGCCDAMGNRLQFPSARSFTPRSKKNVSPLKVVCVDYPRPDLDNTSNFLEAAYLSSTFRTSPRPSKPLKIVIAGAGLAGLSTAKYLADAGHKPILLEARDVLGGKVAAWKDDDGDWYETGLHIFFGAYPNVQNLFGELGINDRLQWKEHSMIFAMPNKPGEFSRFDFPDVLPAPLNGIFAILRNNEMLTWPEKVKFAIGLLPAMLGGQAYVEAQDGLSVQDWMRKQGIPDRVTTEVFIAMSKALNFINPDELSMQCILIALNRFLQEKHGSKMAFLDGSPPERLCKPIVDHIESLGGQVRVNSRIQKIELNKDGTVRNFLLSDGNVLEADAYVFATPVDILKLLLPEEWKPIPYFKKLEKLVGVPVINVHIWFDRKLKNTYDHLLFSRSPLLSVYADMSVTCKEYYDPNKSMLELVFAPAEEWISRSDTDIIDATMSELSRLFPDEIAADQSKAKILKYKVVKTPRSVYKTVPDCEPCRPLQRSPIQGFYLSGDYTKQKYLASMEGAVLSGKFCAQAILQDYEMLATRGEVVAEASLV, from the exons ATGTCTCTGTTTGGAAATGTTTCTGCCATTAACTCAAGTGGAAAGTGTATAGTAATGAATCTTTCAAGCACACAAATCACTTCAAGAGATTGTTTCAAGATTACCTCAGGGCAAAAAGATGTTTTGTCATTTGGATGCTGTGATGCTATGGGTAACAGATTGCAATTCCCAAGTGCTCGTTCTTTTACACCAAGATCAAAGAAGAATGTCTCCCCTCTAAAG GTAGTTTGTGTTGATTATCCAAGACCAGATCTTGATAACACATCTAATTTCTTGGAAGCTGCTTACTTGTCTTCAACCTTCAGAACTTCCCCACGCCCATCTAAGCCATTGAAGATTGTAATTGCTGGTGCAG GTTTAGCTGGTTTATCAACTGCTAAGTATTTAGCTGATGCAGGTCACAAGCCAATTTTACTAGAAGCAAGAGATGTTCTTGGTGGAAAG GTGGCAGCTTGGAAAGATGATGATGGAGATTGGTATGAGACAGGTTTACACATATTCT TTGGAGCTTACCCAAATGTACAAAATTTATTTGGAGAGCTAGGAATTAATGATAGATTACAGTGGAAGGAGCATTCTATGATATTTGCAATGCCAAATAAGCCTGGAGAATTTAGTAGGTTTGACTTCCCAGATGTTTTACCTGCACCATTGAATG GAATTTTTGCTATATTGAGGAACAATGAAATGCTGACGTGGCCTGAGAAAGTGAAGTTTGCAATTGGGCTGTTGCCTGCAATGTTAGGTGGACAGGCTTATGTTGAGGCCCAAGATGGGCTTAGTGTTCAGGACTGGATGAGAAAGCAA GGTATACCTGATCGAGTTACTACTGAAGTGTTTATTGCAATGTCAAAAGCATTAAACTTTATAAATCCAGATGAACTTTCAATGCAATGTATTCTCATTGCTCTAAACCGTTTTCTTCAG GAAAAGCATGGTTCCAAGATGGCATTTTTAGATGGGAGCCCACCAGAAAGACTTTGCAAGCCAATTGTTGACCACATCGAGTCACTCGGTGGCCAAGTCAGAGTCAACTCACGAATACAAAAAATTGAGTTAAACAAAGACGGAACTGTCCGGAACTTTCTATTGAGTGATGGGAATGTTCTAGAAGCTGATGCTTATGTTTTCGCTACCCCTG TTGACATTCTCAAGCTTCTTTTACCCGAAGAATGGAAACCAATTCCATATTTCAAAAAATTAGAGAAGTTAGTCGGTGTTCCTGTTATAAACGTTCATATATG GTTTGACAGAAAGCTGAAAAACACATATGATCACTTACTTTTCAGTAGGTCACCTCTGCTGAGTGTGTATGCTGACATGTCAGTGACATGTAAGGAATATTATGATCCGAATAAGTCAATGTTGGAGTTGGTTTTTGCTCCAGCTGAGGAATGGATTTCAAGAAGTGACACTGATATTATTGATGCAACAATGAGTGAACTTTCAAGGCTTTTTCCTGATGAAATTGCAGCTGATCAAAGTAAAGCAAAAATCTTGAAatataaagttgttaaaacacCAAGGTCTGTTTATAAAACTGTTCCAGATTGTGAACCATGTCGACCCCTACAAAGATCTCCAATTCAAGGATTTTATTTATCTGGTGATTATactaaacaaaagtatttggctTCAATGGAGGGTGCTGTTTTATCTGGAAAATTTTGTGCACAAGCTATTTTACAA GATTATGAGATGCTTGCTACACGGGGTGAAGTGGTTGCTGAGGCAAGCCTTGtctaa